In a single window of the Neodiprion virginianus isolate iyNeoVirg1 chromosome 1, iyNeoVirg1.1, whole genome shotgun sequence genome:
- the LOC124301933 gene encoding cilia- and flagella-associated protein 57, whose translation MAIPLLQSKVFYGLRTEIYGNAQYVSDAEVLYPVGSALAVHNFNQKKQRLIRLPDKRLINIIALTPNKKFVAVCETGEKPSISVYDIVSLKRRKSLGIPYDAPGVTKFNCISFTFDSKYLAAVTGETDQTMLFYNWDKGKVETSVKVGNPQNPAAIVKVICCNPGELGVVAVGGPYCFKFLTVSESVWRPYGFAKADNLLICSMAWLNTDRLLAGTRDGRILYLENGDLKNIYKMAETLTMNLKIREEYVMQVSGSLTSLEGGDDGIWEHDVRCLVAFAKGFAFGFGSGTIVLFEKEGQHKYKKRNIYIVPVQVSKEDNTELYQINTINVNVSCDRLIVTTGWSQLFRAQLWGPDINMDPEPQALKPLGQQLHHGPIVGLSMCSWKPIFMTCGELDRTVRMWDYENESLVMMKQYMEDIYSVAIHPTGHFCLVGFSDKLRFMIILIDDLVPMQEFPIRNCKDVAFSYNGHLFAAVNGNIIQVYTTIGFRNLFVLKGHTGRIEGMTWSQSDLKLISVGLEGAIYEWDMTTGQRCAEVILKGIVLSSVVNTADGATSFCIGSDNQLREIKDSTVMHEYSIPGHQLMFIVMGKADLLMFVACPGGVILSLKCPLQDRMEYADFRVHCNNITKMALSYDEQMMVSTGVDGTLCIWKLSFIEGKTVQIKKDFKHSREVLISRGELEEKIQTIKDLSTRLRELETEHAYHMRQTEVQHNDTLRDVHQGYCEAIEELKDKIDKLQEDQTNELNNINVEIVRMKAAHEEAMQRMEISYDLKLITEYDKYHAFEERNNAMRENYEKRLEELESFRVTGLEKLTTSYEAQLHENAVQLEEAHEMMAHSVRLHEQLKRQIEDDADREILEVRTNYEGQLHSERQTNLKLTGEIGVQRNKLTASQKEIDELKRHVVHLQTELAQFQTIIQSLEKDVADLKKEIGERDIAIQDKEKLISDLKRNNQELEKFKFVLDYKIQELKNQIEPRDKEIKDLKEKIQDMETELVNLHKTNVSLELQLYELREKLSSARHEILSEVKRNRTSQLLLRKIRIDLLDTANLIQDPHALKIAVKNLYHKYSDQDEFLRNRAADLEAQCEFMRQRDHLERTVKSLQKQIRHDDSGSNKDVDKIMEENVVLIVELNALRKELNGAHKHIFDMESLLGLTGKEMNPKEARNKLAQACHGHVLLQNNYKSQMRDCEKMIEVLKDDIKRLLAKLPPDSPEVSRKPF comes from the exons ATGGCAATACCGCTGTTACAATCTAAAGTTTTTTACGGTCTTAGAACAGAGATATATGGCAATGCACAGTACGTATCGGATGCCGAAGTTTTGTACCCTGTAGGTAGTGCACTTGCTGTACACAATTTTAATCAAAAGAAACAAAGACTAATCAGATTACCAGACAAGCGTCTTATTAACATTATAGCGCTAACTCCAAATAA AAAATTCGTTGCGGTATGCGAAACTGGAGAAAAGCCAAGCATTTCTGTTTACGACATTGTGTCGttaaagagaagaaaatctTTGGGTATCCCCTACGATGCTCCAGGAGTTACGAAGTTCAATTGTATCTCATTTACTTTTGACAGTAAATATTTGGCAGCTGTTACTGGTGAAACTGATCAAACGATGCTCTTTTACAATTGGGATAAAGGAAAGGTAGAAACCAGTGTGAAAGTTGGAAACCCTCAGAATCCAGCAGCTATTGTTAAAGTAATTTGTTGCAATCCAGGCGAACTCGGGGTTGTAGCAGTGGGTGGCCCATAttgcttcaaatttttgaCGGTATCTGAGAGTGTCTGGCGTCCTTATGGCTTTGCAAAGGCTGACAATTTGTTAATTTGTTCAATGGCATGGCTCAATACAGACAGACTTCTTGCTGGAACTCGAGATGGCAGAATACTTTATCTCGAAAAtggtgatttgaaaaatatttacaagatGGCTGAAACATTGACCATGAACTTGAAGATTCGGGAAGAATATGTAATGCAAGTCTCTGGATCACTGACCAGCTTAGAAGGTGGAGATGACGGAATCTGGGAACATGATGTTCGTTGTCTAGTAGCATTTGCAAAGGGATTTGCATTTGGCTTTGGATCTGGCACTATTGTCCTCTTTGAAAAAGAGGGCCAGCACAAGTACAAAAAGCGGAATATTTACATTGTACCAGTGCAAGTATCTAAAGAAGACAACACAGAACTCTACCAAATTAACACGATTAATGTGAATGTGAGTTGCGACCGCTTAATTGTAACTACAGGATGGTCCCAATTATTTCGAGCACAATTATGGGGTCCTGATATAAACATGGACCCTGAACCACAAGCTCTGAAACCATTAGGTCAGCAACTTCATCATGGTCCAATTGTTGGGCTATCGATGTGCAGCTGGAAGCCAATTTTTATGACTTGTGGGGAATTAGATCGTACTGTTCGAATGTGGGATTACGAAAATGAAAGCTTAGTAATGATGAAGCAATATATGGAAGATATTTACAGTGTTGCGATACATCCTACAGGTCACTTCTGCCTTGTTGGGTTTAGTGATAAACTTCGATTTATGATCATACTTATTGATGATCTTGTTCCCATGCAAGAGTTTCCAATACGCAATTGCAAGGATGTTGCATTCAGTTACAATGGTCATCTTTTTGCTGCTGTTAATGGAAATATCATCCAAGTTTACACTACAATTGGATTTCGAAATCTCTTCGTTTTAAAAGGGCACACAGGGAGAATTGAAGGTATGACGTGGAGCCAATCGGACTTGAAACTAATAAGTGTAGGATTAGAGGGAGCTATATATGAATGGGACATGACGACTGGTCAGCGATGTGCGGAAGTCATCTTAAAAGGCATAGTTTTGAGTAGCGTAGTGAATACGGCTGATGGAGCAACATCATTTTGCATTGGGAGTGACAATCAGTTAAGAGAGATCAAAGACAGCACG GTGATGCATGAATACAGTATACCGGGACACCAGTTAATGTTTATTGTGATGGGAAAGGCAGATCTATTAATGTTTGTCGCGTGCCCTGGAGGGGTTATTTTATCACTCAAATGCCCACTGCAAGATCGAATGGAGTATGCAGATTTTCGTGTCCACTGTAACAACATCACCAAG ATGGCTCTTTCTTATGACGAACAAATGATGGTCTCCACTGGTGTCGATGGAACGTTATGTATTTGGAAACTATCATTCATAGAAGGGAAAACtgtgcaaataaaaaaagattttaaGCACAGTAGAGAGGTACTTATAAGTCGAGGCGAgctagaagaaaaaatacagacTATAAAGGATCTCTCAACCAGATTGAGAGAACTAGAAACGGAGCACGCGTACCACATGCGACAAACGGAAGTTCAACACAATGATACCTTGCGGGATGTTCATCAGGGATACTGTGAAGCTATAGAGGAGTTGAAAGACAAAATTGATAAGCTGCAAGAGGATCAGACCAACGAATTGAATAACATTAACGTTGAGATAGTCAGAATGAAGGCTGCACACGAAGAGGCAATGCAACGGATGGAAATTAGTTACGACTTGAAACTGATAACTGAGTATGACAAGTATCATGCGTTTGAAGAACGTAACAATGCGATGAGAGAAAACTACGAAAAACGATTGGAAGAACTTGAGTCCTTTCGGGTTACTGGATTGGAAAAGTTAACAACTTCTTACGAGGCTCAACTTCACGAGAACGCGGTTCAACTTGAAGAAGCACACGAGATGATGGCACATTCAGTACGACTCCATGAGCAGCTGAAACGGCAAATAGAAGATGATGCAGATCGTGAAATACTTGAAGTTCGTACCAATTACGAAGGTCAGTTGCATTCTGAGAGGcaaacaaatttaaaattgacgGGAGAAATTGGGGTACAGCGTAACAAGCTTACCGCAAGTCAGAAAGAGATCGATGAACTGAAAAGACATGTGGTTCATCTCCAAACTGAGCTTGCACAGTTTCAAACTATCATCCAAAGTCTCGAGAAAGATGTTGCTGATCTGAAGAAAGAGATTGGTGAGAGAGATATTGCAATTCAAGAtaaggaaaaattaatttctgatCTTAAACGGAATAACCAGGAGTTGGAGAAGTTTAAATTTGTACTtgattacaaaattcaagaattaaaaaatcaaatagaGCCTAGAGATAAAGAAATCAAAgatctgaaagaaaaaatacaagatATGGAAACGGAATTGGTAAATCTTCATAAGACTAATGTTAGTTTAGAGTTGCAGCTGTACGAACTGAGAGAAAAACTATCTAGTGCCAGACATGAAATTCTTTCTGAAGTTAAGCGTAATAGGACATCTCAGCTACTCTTACGAAAAATACGAATTGATTTACTCGATACAGCTAATCTTATACAAGATCCGCATGCTTTGAAAATAGCTGTAAAAAATCTTTACCATAAATATAGTGATCAAGACGAATTTTTGCGCAATCGTGCGGCGGACTTAGAAGCACAGTGTGAATTTATGAGGCAAAGAGATCATTTAGAAAGAACAGTGAAATCTTTACAGAAACAAATACGTCACGACGACTCAGGTAGTAACAAAGATGTTGATAAGATAATGGAAGAAAATGTTGTCTTAATAGTAGAATTGAATGCTTTGAGAAAGGAACTTAATGGAGCGCACAAACACATTTTTGATATGGAGAGTTTACTTGGGTTAACGGGTAAGGAAATGAATCCAAAAGAAGCGAGAAACAAGCTTGCACAGGCCTGTCATGGTCATgttcttttacaaaataacTACAAGTCGCAAATGCGagattgtgaaaaaatgatcgaagTGTTGAAAGATGATATTAAAAGGCTTCTAGCTAAATTACCTCCTGATAGTCCTGAAGTTTCCAGGAAACCATTTTGA
- the LOC124302139 gene encoding glutaredoxin-like isoform X1, protein MYFMFQQKFKKIFFPFFNNSSNKMGDYSADWDSPDYTYDDVDDLGSSKSKIMPATRELVNELIASDSVVIFSKTYCPYCTMAKEVFDKLKHKYTAIELDSRDDGDEIQSILSELTGARTVPRVFVKGECLGGGTDVKKMFESGELSMKLSH, encoded by the exons ATGTATTTCATGTTTCAACAAAAGTTcaaaaagatatttttcccattttttaataattcatcaaATAAAATGGGGGATTATAGTGCAGACTGGGATAGTCCAGACTACACGTATGACGACGTAGATGATTTAG GTTCCAGCAAATCAAAAATTATGCCTGCAACACGAGAGCTTGTCAACGAACTCATCGCTTCTGACAGCGTCGTAATATTCTCGAAGACCTACTGCCCCTACTGTACAATGGCTAAAGAG GTATTCGATAAGCTGAAACATAAATATACAGCGATTGAACTTGACTCACGGGATGATGGCGATGAAATTCAATCTATTCTTAGTGAATTGACGGGTGCTAGGACTGTGCCTAGAGTTTTTGTTAAAGGTGAATGTTTGGGGGGAGGCACTGACGTTAAGAAAATGTTTGAAAGTGGGGAGCTTTCAATGAAACTAAGTCATTAA
- the LOC124302139 gene encoding glutaredoxin-like isoform X2 — MGLGSSKSKIMPATRELVNELIASDSVVIFSKTYCPYCTMAKEVFDKLKHKYTAIELDSRDDGDEIQSILSELTGARTVPRVFVKGECLGGGTDVKKMFESGELSMKLSH, encoded by the exons ATGGGTTTAGGTTCCAGCAAATCAAAAATTATGCCTGCAACACGAGAGCTTGTCAACGAACTCATCGCTTCTGACAGCGTCGTAATATTCTCGAAGACCTACTGCCCCTACTGTACAATGGCTAAAGAG GTATTCGATAAGCTGAAACATAAATATACAGCGATTGAACTTGACTCACGGGATGATGGCGATGAAATTCAATCTATTCTTAGTGAATTGACGGGTGCTAGGACTGTGCCTAGAGTTTTTGTTAAAGGTGAATGTTTGGGGGGAGGCACTGACGTTAAGAAAATGTTTGAAAGTGGGGAGCTTTCAATGAAACTAAGTCATTAA
- the LOC124302139 gene encoding glutaredoxin-like isoform X3 has translation MPATRELVNELIASDSVVIFSKTYCPYCTMAKEVFDKLKHKYTAIELDSRDDGDEIQSILSELTGARTVPRVFVKGECLGGGTDVKKMFESGELSMKLSH, from the exons ATGCCTGCAACACGAGAGCTTGTCAACGAACTCATCGCTTCTGACAGCGTCGTAATATTCTCGAAGACCTACTGCCCCTACTGTACAATGGCTAAAGAG GTATTCGATAAGCTGAAACATAAATATACAGCGATTGAACTTGACTCACGGGATGATGGCGATGAAATTCAATCTATTCTTAGTGAATTGACGGGTGCTAGGACTGTGCCTAGAGTTTTTGTTAAAGGTGAATGTTTGGGGGGAGGCACTGACGTTAAGAAAATGTTTGAAAGTGGGGAGCTTTCAATGAAACTAAGTCATTAA
- the LOC124302109 gene encoding group XIIA secretory phospholipase A2 yields the protein MRFTKYRKIFVYILTFSTYAWSDYGADILGNLRDAVLAAETIFGDFFKNAVTVAKKFKDVHEVINAAADDSCVYTCPTGMIPKPNWNHKPQSNGCGSLGLEQAQEFFSFPEVTSCCNAHDICYDTCNNDKEKCDFEFKRCLYKYCDSFESSSTNMIKACRTAAKVLFSGTTTLGCKSFLDAQSNACYCKDRQNTKYKETKRGAQAGG from the exons ATGCGTTTCAcgaaatacagaaaaattttcgtatacATTCTGACTTTCTCAACTTATGCATGGTCGGATTATGGGGCCGATATACTGGGAAACCTTCGTGACGCTGTTTTGGCAGCCGAAACTATATtcggtgatttttttaaaaatgctGTCACCGTTGCAAAGAAGTTCAAGGACGTTCATGAAGTAATTAACGCTGCTGCCGACGATTCATGCGTTTATACATGTCCTACAG GTATGATACCAAAACCAAACTGGAATCACAAGCCACAAAGCAACGGATGTGGTTCGTTGGGATTGGAG caagctcaagaatttttttcctttcctgaAGTTACAAGTTGCTGCAATGCACATGATATCTGCTACGATACCTGTAAtaacgataaagaaaaatgtgatTTCGAGTTTAAGCGCTGTCTTTACAAGTATTGCGATAGCTTCGAATCTAGCAGCACAAATATGATTAAAGCTTGCAGAACAGCGGCCAAAGTACTTTTTTCCGGCACCACTACACTGGGATGTAAAAGCTTCCTGGATGCTCAGAGTAATGCGTGTTATTGTAAAGATCGACAGAACACTAAGTATAAGGAAACGAAAAGAGGTGCGCAGGCTGGCGGATGA